In the genome of Raphanus sativus cultivar WK10039 chromosome 4, ASM80110v3, whole genome shotgun sequence, one region contains:
- the LOC108853880 gene encoding transcription factor GLABRA 3 isoform X2, with amino-acid sequence MVMGQNITSVPENLKKQLAVSIRSIQWSYAIFWSVSASQPGVLEWGEGYYNGDIKTRKTIQASEIKADQLGLRRSEQLRELFESLSIAESSSTGTAVGSQVTRRASAAALSPEDLADTEWYYLVCMSFVFKIGEGMPGRTFANDEPIWLCNAGTADSKVFGRSLLAKSASVNTVICFPFLGGVVEIGTTEHIAEDMNVIQCVKKSFLEAPASHATISQQRSDYHIDNVLDPQHILGDEIYAPMFGNRPFQATSPSRTTNGFDPEHDQLAEDHDSFMAEGINSQVQSWQHMDDELSNCVHQSLNSSDCVSQTFAEAGARRVSCGARKGRVQRLGHFQEQHKNVKMLSFDPRNDDVHYQSVISTIFKTSHQLILGPQFRNCDKRSSFTRWKKPSSSSSFGTASVVPPSQGMLKKIIFEVPRVHQKEKLMLDSPGVGDETANHAVLEKKRREKLNERFLILRSIIPSINKSDKVSILDDTIGYLQELEKRVQELESCRESTDTETRGTTTMKRKKPYDAGERTSANCTNNEIGYGKRTHVGQAEPTETSLTDNLRISPFGNEVVIEMRCVWREGVLLEIMDVISNLNLDSHSVQSSTGDGLLCLTVSCKHKGSKIATPGMIKEALKKVAWIC; translated from the exons ATGGTTATGGGACAAAACATAACATCTGTTCCTGAGAATCTGAAAAAACAGCTCGCAGTTTCAATTCGAAGTATTCAATGGAGTTATGCTATATTTTGGTCTGTCTCTGCTTCTCAGCCTGG AGTGTTAGAATGGGGAGAAGGATATTATAATGGAGATATCAAAACGAGGAAGACGATTCAAGCTTCGGAGATCAAAGCTGATCAGCTTGGTTTACGGAGGAGCGAGCAGCTTAGAGAGCTTTTCGAGTCTCTCTCCATCGCTGAATCTTCCTCCACTGGAACCGCCGTGGGATCTCAAGTCACTAGACGAGCTTCCGCCGCTGCACTCTCGCCGGAAGATCTCGCCGACACTGAGTGGTACTACTTGGTTTGTATGTCTTTCGTCTTCAAAATCGGTGAAGG AATGCCTGGACGTACGTTTGCAAACGATGAACCGATATGGCTATGCAATGCTGGTACTGCTGATAGTAAAGTTTTTGGCCGTTCTCTTCTGGCAAAA AGCGCTTCGGTTAATACAGTAATTTGCTTCCCGTTCCTTGGAGGAGTCGTTGAGATCGGTACCACAGAACAC ATTGCAGAGGACATGAACGTAATACAATGCGTGAAGAAATCATTCCTCGAAGCTCCTGCTTCACACGCTACAATATCACAACAAAGATCTGATTACCACATAGACAACGTCCTCGATCCGCAGCACATCCTAGGAGACGAGATCTATGCTCCTATGTTTGGTAATCGGCCTTTTCAAGCAACTTCTCCGAGCAGAACCACCAACGGTTTCGATCCCGAACACGATCAACTAGCAGAAGATCATGATTCGTTCATGGCCGAAGGAATCAACTCTCAAGTACAAAGTTGGCAGCACATGGACGATGAGCTCAGTAACTGCGTTCACCAATCGCTAAATTCCAGTGATTGCGTCTCTCAAACGTTTGCTGAAGCAGGGGCTAGACGGGTCTCTTGCGGCGCAAGAAAAGGTAGGGTTCAAAGGTTAGGGCATTTTCAAGAGCAGCATAAAAATGTGAAGATGCTATCTTTTGATCCAAGAAATGACGATGTTCATTACCAAAGTGTGATCTCCACAATTTTCAAGACCAGTCACCAGCTGATTCTTGGACCACAGTTTCGGAACTGCGATAAGCGGTCAAGCTTCACAAGGTGGAAgaaaccatcatcatcatcatcatttggAACCGCATCAGTTGTACCACCATCACAAGGAATGTTGAAGAAGATTATTTTCGAGGTTCCACGAGTGCACCAGAAAGAGAAGCTGATGTTGGATTCACCAGGGGTTGGGGATGAAACTGCGAACCACGCGGTTTTAGAGAAGAAACGGCGGGAGAAACTGAACGAACGGTTCTTGATCTTGAGATCAATCATTCCTTCAATCAATAAG aGCGATAAAGTATCGATTCTTGATGATACAATTGGATATCTTCAAGAACTAGAGAAACGGGTTCAAGAACTAGAATCATGCAGAGAATCGACCGATACAGAAACCCGTGGGACAACAAcaatgaagaggaagaaaccTTATGATGCAGGCGAAAGAACATCAGCTAATTGCACAAATAATGAAATCGGCTACGGGAAAAGAACTCATGTTGGACAAGCCGAACCAACAGAAACCAGTTTAACCGATAATTTAAGGATCAGTCCATTTGGTAACGAGGTGGTTATTGAGATGAGATGTGTTTGGAGAGAAGGAGTTTTGCTTGAGATAATGGATGTGATTAGTAATCTCAACTTGGATTCGCATTCGGTACAATCCTCGACCGGAGACGGTTTGCTCTGCTTAACCGTCAGTTGCAAG CACAAGGGTTCAAAAATAGCAACACCAGGAATGATCAAAGAGGCACTTAAAAAGGTTGCATGGATATGTTGA
- the LOC108850702 gene encoding uncharacterized mitochondrial protein AtMg00310-like, producing MTMLQSVLSAIPSYAMSCFQLPVGLCNRIQSVLVRFWWDDSKGERKICWVAWDKMTKPKSLGGLGFRDVQLFNQALLAKIAWRILKKPNCLLARVLTGKYCHSQSFLSTAARTDSSHGWKGILWGRDLLLTHLGKAIGNGTSTRV from the coding sequence ATGACGATGCTTCAGTCTGTCCTCTCAGCTATTCCATCCTACGCGATGTCCTGCTTCCAACTACCTGTGGGATTATGTAATAGAATCCAATCAGTGTTAGTTCGCTTCTGGTGGGACGACAGTAAAGGGGAGAGGAAAATCTGTTGGGTAGCTTGGGATAAGATGACGAAGCCTAAGAGTCTAGGGGGTCTGGGTTTTAGAGATGTTCAGCTTTTTAACCAAGCTCTACTAGCAAAAATTGCATGGAGAATCCTAAAGAAACCCAACTGCCTCTTGGCTCGGGTTCTCACTGGGAAGTACTGTCATAGTCAATCTTTCCTGTCTACTGCAGCTAGGACTGATTCCTCGCATGGGTGGAAAGGCATTCTATGGGGCAGAGATTTACTCCTAACCCACCTAGGGAAAGCTATTGGCAATGGAACGTCTACTCGGGTCTAG
- the LOC108854506 gene encoding uncharacterized protein LOC108854506 codes for MGDEPRFSEKWEFRRQENNFDDDSSSDDPDSYSTHEPNIHNTNPVLDSNQLDNGTKTVTTTTEQPVKTRKRRSKKDESKPEKAKQVRRRKPKTVCAEENNKETVIENKKEETVVDEVGMFMKTLLDDLTATRESLMDWMNTELNGPLDQNVVSRPPPKKRAVASAKKRRTKKKGEEEENQRKHEEICQEMNKTKEKSSEVVQNGGDQAQQLDYDVGPLDIILRSGHEQGQQGIVAQTEIENATAMNEKKSVVLAIEAPKVRQRQKKTREANTIKNRSETKKDDNFAIPYVPQLSSSPLLQSFPVGSSLFPSSSQGVACSASNNYQPMQPPIVPQFSDLFEFQTGFTGGQGFGNALFHNNGYFSGFPAASQSNLMAQLNHTTYSQQRDNSNTFGGLQMNPTTYSQQRDNNNMFGELQMVGGAIHPYSGNRFEVSNGNNSLSSYRTSSGR; via the coding sequence ATGGGAGATGAGCCAAGGTTTAGTGAGAAATGGGAGTTCAGAAGGCAAGAGAACAACTTTGATGATGATTCTTCAAGCGATGATCCAGATTCATATTCAACTCACGAACCGAATATTCATAACACAAATCCCGTTCTCGACTCTAATCAGCTAGACAATGGAACAAAAACAGTGACTACTACGACGGAGCAACCTGTGAAAACACGGAAGAGAAGGAGCAAGAAAGATGAGAGTAAACCTGAGAAAGCTAAACAAGTAAGGAGAAGGAAACCTAAAACTGTTTGTGCAGAGGAGAACAATAAGGAAACAGTAATAGAGAACAAGAAAGAGGAAACCGTGGTGGATGAAGTTGGAATGTTTATGAAGACGTTGCTTGATGATCTTACAGCTACGAGAGAGAGCTTAATGGATTGGATGAACACTGAGTTGAATGGACCATTGGATCAAAATGTTGTGTCTCGACCACCTCCAAAGAAGAGAGCGGTTGCTTCTGCGAAGAAGAGGAGGACAAAGAAGAAGGGCGAAGAGGAGGAAAATCAGAGGAAACATGAGGAGATTTGTCAAGAgatgaacaaaacaaaagagaagagcTCAGAGGTTGTGCAGAACGGTGGAGATCAAGCTCAACAACTTGATTATGATGTTGGACCGTTGGATATTATCCTCAGGAGCGGTCATGAACAAGGACAACAAGGTATTGTTGCGCAAACTGAGATCGAGAATGCGACAGCCATGAATGAGAAGAAGAGTGTTGTTTTGGCCATTGAAGCTCCAAAGGTAAGACAGAGACAAAAGAAGACGAGAGAAGCCAACACCATTAAAAACAGATCCGAAACTAAGAAAGATGACAACTTTGCGATACCCTATGTGCCACAGCTGTCTTCATCGCCATTGTTGCAGAGCTTTCCGGTAGGTTCTTCGTTGTTCCCTTCGTCAAGCCAAGGGGTTGCTTGTTCAGCAAGTAATAACTACCAACCGATGCAACCACCAATAGTACCTCAGTTCTCTGATCTTTTTGAATTTCAGACAGGATTCACAGGAGGACAAGGATTTGGGAATGCTCTGTTTCACAACAATGGTTACTTCTCTGGTTTTCCGGCAGCTTCCCAATCTAATCTGATGGCACAACTGAATCATACGACTTACTCACAGCAGAGAGACAACAGTAATACGTTCGGAGGACTGCAAATGAATCCTACGACTTATTCACAGCAGAGAGACAACAACAATATGTTTGGAGAACTGCAAATGGTCGGTGGAGCCATACATCCATATTCCGGTAACAGATTCGAGGTTAGTAACGGTAATAACAGCCTCTCCAGTTACAGAACTAGCTCAGGTAGATAA
- the LOC108850701 gene encoding uncharacterized protein LOC108850701 — METADHLFLLCQFAQEVWRLVPWESVFDSSESNSFAEELSHSTIRRNLPPVGITINIFPWISWFIWLSRNQLIFDKRPSSPRSIVTKALQTAQEWERAQPPIDPPNHQLTTIPSTPDLPPMTFLCNTDGAWLSSSCTAGVGWIIRAVKAPPDSEIGRGGRSFLHVSSAIMAEALAIREALLHALSIEITSIWLRSDAQALITAIVTKRRPTDLYGVLSDVDLISSSFSFCHFSY; from the coding sequence ATGGAAACGGCAGATCACCTGTTTCTCCTATGCCAGTTTGCGCAGGAAGTGTGGAGACTAGTCCCTTGGGAATCAGTCTTTGATTCATCAGAGAGCAACTCCTTTGCGGAGGAACTATCACACTCCACCATCAGGCGCAATCTCCCTCCGGTGGGCATCACGATCAACATATTTCCTTGGATCTCCTGGTTCATCTGGCTGAGTCGCAATCAGTTAATCTTCGACAAGCGACCATCAAGTCCTCGTAGCATCGTCACAAAGGCACTCCAGACAGCACAGGAATGGGAGCGAGCCCAACCTCCCATCGATCCCCCGAATCACCAGCTCACTACGATCCCATCGACCCCCGATCTTCCACCGATGACCTTCTTGTGCAACACTGACGGAGCCTGGCTCTCCTCCTCGTGCACCGCAGGCGTTGGCTGGATCATCCGAGCGGTAAAGGCACCCCCTGACTCTGAGATTGGCAGAGGGGGTCGCTCCTTCCTGCATGTCTCTTCGGCCATCATGGCAGAAGCTCTAGCAATACGGGAAGCACTCCTCCACGCTCTCTCCATAGAGATCACTTCAATCTGGCTTCGATCAGATGCTCAAGCGCTCATCACAGCGATCGTCACGAAACGGAGACCGACAGACCTCTACGGTGTTCTGTCGGACGTCGatttgatttcttcttctttttcgttTTGTCACTTTTCTTACTAG
- the LOC108853880 gene encoding transcription factor GLABRA 3 isoform X1, with amino-acid sequence MQVTNSKNLAIQFVSSLILHKIMDEETMVMGQNITSVPENLKKQLAVSIRSIQWSYAIFWSVSASQPGVLEWGEGYYNGDIKTRKTIQASEIKADQLGLRRSEQLRELFESLSIAESSSTGTAVGSQVTRRASAAALSPEDLADTEWYYLVCMSFVFKIGEGMPGRTFANDEPIWLCNAGTADSKVFGRSLLAKSASVNTVICFPFLGGVVEIGTTEHIAEDMNVIQCVKKSFLEAPASHATISQQRSDYHIDNVLDPQHILGDEIYAPMFGNRPFQATSPSRTTNGFDPEHDQLAEDHDSFMAEGINSQVQSWQHMDDELSNCVHQSLNSSDCVSQTFAEAGARRVSCGARKGRVQRLGHFQEQHKNVKMLSFDPRNDDVHYQSVISTIFKTSHQLILGPQFRNCDKRSSFTRWKKPSSSSSFGTASVVPPSQGMLKKIIFEVPRVHQKEKLMLDSPGVGDETANHAVLEKKRREKLNERFLILRSIIPSINKSDKVSILDDTIGYLQELEKRVQELESCRESTDTETRGTTTMKRKKPYDAGERTSANCTNNEIGYGKRTHVGQAEPTETSLTDNLRISPFGNEVVIEMRCVWREGVLLEIMDVISNLNLDSHSVQSSTGDGLLCLTVSCKHKGSKIATPGMIKEALKKVAWIC; translated from the exons ATGCAAGTGACAAACTCAAAAAACCTTGCAATCCAATTTGTTTCATCTCTAATACTTCATAAAATCAT GGATGAAGAAACAATGGTTATGGGACAAAACATAACATCTGTTCCTGAGAATCTGAAAAAACAGCTCGCAGTTTCAATTCGAAGTATTCAATGGAGTTATGCTATATTTTGGTCTGTCTCTGCTTCTCAGCCTGG AGTGTTAGAATGGGGAGAAGGATATTATAATGGAGATATCAAAACGAGGAAGACGATTCAAGCTTCGGAGATCAAAGCTGATCAGCTTGGTTTACGGAGGAGCGAGCAGCTTAGAGAGCTTTTCGAGTCTCTCTCCATCGCTGAATCTTCCTCCACTGGAACCGCCGTGGGATCTCAAGTCACTAGACGAGCTTCCGCCGCTGCACTCTCGCCGGAAGATCTCGCCGACACTGAGTGGTACTACTTGGTTTGTATGTCTTTCGTCTTCAAAATCGGTGAAGG AATGCCTGGACGTACGTTTGCAAACGATGAACCGATATGGCTATGCAATGCTGGTACTGCTGATAGTAAAGTTTTTGGCCGTTCTCTTCTGGCAAAA AGCGCTTCGGTTAATACAGTAATTTGCTTCCCGTTCCTTGGAGGAGTCGTTGAGATCGGTACCACAGAACAC ATTGCAGAGGACATGAACGTAATACAATGCGTGAAGAAATCATTCCTCGAAGCTCCTGCTTCACACGCTACAATATCACAACAAAGATCTGATTACCACATAGACAACGTCCTCGATCCGCAGCACATCCTAGGAGACGAGATCTATGCTCCTATGTTTGGTAATCGGCCTTTTCAAGCAACTTCTCCGAGCAGAACCACCAACGGTTTCGATCCCGAACACGATCAACTAGCAGAAGATCATGATTCGTTCATGGCCGAAGGAATCAACTCTCAAGTACAAAGTTGGCAGCACATGGACGATGAGCTCAGTAACTGCGTTCACCAATCGCTAAATTCCAGTGATTGCGTCTCTCAAACGTTTGCTGAAGCAGGGGCTAGACGGGTCTCTTGCGGCGCAAGAAAAGGTAGGGTTCAAAGGTTAGGGCATTTTCAAGAGCAGCATAAAAATGTGAAGATGCTATCTTTTGATCCAAGAAATGACGATGTTCATTACCAAAGTGTGATCTCCACAATTTTCAAGACCAGTCACCAGCTGATTCTTGGACCACAGTTTCGGAACTGCGATAAGCGGTCAAGCTTCACAAGGTGGAAgaaaccatcatcatcatcatcatttggAACCGCATCAGTTGTACCACCATCACAAGGAATGTTGAAGAAGATTATTTTCGAGGTTCCACGAGTGCACCAGAAAGAGAAGCTGATGTTGGATTCACCAGGGGTTGGGGATGAAACTGCGAACCACGCGGTTTTAGAGAAGAAACGGCGGGAGAAACTGAACGAACGGTTCTTGATCTTGAGATCAATCATTCCTTCAATCAATAAG aGCGATAAAGTATCGATTCTTGATGATACAATTGGATATCTTCAAGAACTAGAGAAACGGGTTCAAGAACTAGAATCATGCAGAGAATCGACCGATACAGAAACCCGTGGGACAACAAcaatgaagaggaagaaaccTTATGATGCAGGCGAAAGAACATCAGCTAATTGCACAAATAATGAAATCGGCTACGGGAAAAGAACTCATGTTGGACAAGCCGAACCAACAGAAACCAGTTTAACCGATAATTTAAGGATCAGTCCATTTGGTAACGAGGTGGTTATTGAGATGAGATGTGTTTGGAGAGAAGGAGTTTTGCTTGAGATAATGGATGTGATTAGTAATCTCAACTTGGATTCGCATTCGGTACAATCCTCGACCGGAGACGGTTTGCTCTGCTTAACCGTCAGTTGCAAG CACAAGGGTTCAAAAATAGCAACACCAGGAATGATCAAAGAGGCACTTAAAAAGGTTGCATGGATATGTTGA